A single genomic interval of Lysobacter avium harbors:
- a CDS encoding S66 peptidase family protein — protein MHRRQFLGRAAGAALILPLLGASDVFAAPSSGKLLPVPLSTGDWVGLVSPSSALNDGFDLQLAQEVMQALGFKVKTGEHYAQRRGHLAGTDAGRAGDINAMFSDPEVKAVIATRGGSGAARLLPLLDYEAIGSNPKALLGFSDITALHNAIHAQTGLVTFHGPNGSGSWNRFNVDQFERVFFKRELMQYRNVQDPGDELVQRRNRTITITGGKARGELVGGNLSVLVALAGSPYLPDFTDRILFIEDVSEAPYRIDRMLTTLKLMGVLDRIAGVIFGECSDCEPGNGYGSLTLSQILDDHLKPLKIPAYQGAMIGHIRQQFIVPVGGLVEMDADAGTFRMLEPVFAS, from the coding sequence ATGCACAGGCGACAGTTTCTCGGACGCGCAGCCGGCGCTGCGCTCATCCTGCCGTTGCTGGGCGCGAGCGATGTGTTTGCTGCGCCCTCGTCCGGCAAGTTGCTGCCGGTTCCGCTGTCCACGGGCGACTGGGTCGGGCTGGTCAGTCCCTCATCGGCCCTCAACGACGGGTTCGACCTGCAACTGGCGCAGGAGGTCATGCAGGCGCTGGGGTTCAAGGTCAAGACCGGCGAACACTACGCACAGCGCCGGGGACATCTGGCGGGGACGGATGCCGGACGCGCCGGTGACATCAATGCGATGTTCTCCGATCCGGAGGTCAAGGCCGTCATCGCGACGCGCGGCGGCTCGGGTGCCGCGCGCCTGCTTCCGCTGCTGGACTACGAGGCAATCGGCAGCAATCCCAAGGCGCTGCTCGGGTTCTCGGACATCACGGCGCTCCACAACGCCATCCACGCGCAAACCGGGCTGGTGACCTTCCACGGGCCCAATGGCTCCGGCAGCTGGAACCGCTTCAACGTCGACCAGTTCGAGCGCGTGTTCTTCAAGCGCGAACTGATGCAATACCGCAACGTCCAGGACCCCGGCGACGAGCTGGTGCAGCGCCGCAATCGCACGATCACGATCACCGGTGGCAAGGCCCGCGGCGAGCTCGTCGGCGGCAACCTGTCGGTCCTGGTGGCCCTGGCGGGGTCCCCGTACCTGCCCGATTTCACCGACAGGATCCTCTTCATTGAGGATGTGTCCGAAGCCCCGTACCGCATCGATCGCATGCTCACCACGTTGAAGCTGATGGGTGTGCTGGACCGGATCGCCGGGGTAATCTTCGGGGAGTGCAGCGACTGCGAGCCGGGCAACGGCTACGGGTCGCTGACGTTGTCGCAGATCCTCGACGATCATCTCAAGCCGCTGAAGATCCCCGCCTACCAGGGCGCGATGATCGGGCACATCCGCCAGCAGTTCATCGTGCCGGTGGGTGGGTTGGTGGAGATGGACGCCGACGCCGGTACCTTCCGCATGCTGGAGCCGGTGTTCGCGTCCTGA
- a CDS encoding DUF6910 family protein — translation MSRVDLGMVEGVALSITDGALLPDGRLVVTAVAEQSPDSYQDGPCVGAAVAVIARDGRVCELHHLEPIYKVEGVQAWVEEGGARLLLVTDSDDEDTASLLLEAQLPAALQRPQAAGFASAVSNWLIR, via the coding sequence GTGAGCCGGGTTGATCTGGGGATGGTCGAAGGCGTTGCGCTGTCGATCACCGACGGCGCGCTGCTTCCGGACGGGCGTCTTGTGGTCACGGCCGTGGCCGAGCAATCGCCCGACAGCTATCAGGACGGCCCTTGCGTGGGCGCGGCTGTCGCCGTGATCGCGAGGGACGGGCGCGTGTGCGAGCTGCATCACCTCGAGCCGATCTACAAGGTCGAGGGCGTGCAGGCGTGGGTAGAGGAGGGGGGAGCGCGACTGTTGCTGGTGACCGATTCCGACGATGAGGACACCGCCAGTCTCCTGCTGGAGGCGCAGCTTCCCGCAGCGCTCCAGCGCCCTCAGGCTGCCGGCTTCGCCAGTGCGGTGAGCAACTGGCTCATACGGTAG
- a CDS encoding CIA30 family protein: MPLKINFDDAGDEPGWTALNDEVMGGISTGNAVVAGGRLRFAGALSLANNGGFASVRTKGRDFDLSGAGDVTMRVRGDGRRYQLRLATDARHRGIAVSFGAEFATQAGEWIEVRLPLGSLKATVRGSPVTDVKLNPSGVREIGLLIADKREGPFLLEVDWIAAG, translated from the coding sequence ATGCCCCTGAAGATCAATTTTGATGACGCCGGCGACGAACCGGGGTGGACCGCGTTGAACGACGAGGTGATGGGCGGAATTTCAACCGGAAATGCCGTGGTTGCCGGTGGGCGGCTGCGATTCGCAGGGGCGCTGTCATTGGCGAACAATGGCGGGTTTGCGTCGGTGCGCACCAAGGGGCGCGACTTCGACCTCAGCGGTGCCGGGGACGTGACGATGCGCGTTCGCGGGGACGGCCGCCGCTACCAGTTGCGCCTGGCAACCGACGCGCGTCACCGCGGCATCGCAGTGTCCTTTGGGGCGGAGTTTGCTACGCAGGCGGGGGAGTGGATCGAAGTGCGCTTGCCGCTCGGGTCGCTCAAGGCCACGGTGCGCGGTTCGCCGGTGACAGACGTCAAGTTGAACCCGTCCGGGGTACGGGAGATCGGCCTGCTGATTGCCGACAAGCGCGAAGGTCCGTTCCTGCTTGAGGTCGACTGGATCGCGGCGGGTTGA